In a genomic window of Occallatibacter riparius:
- a CDS encoding glycoside hydrolase family 76 protein codes for MKLKARQVAFALGASWLFTGCGGSAATSPTSGPAPAPTTQLSRAAAGIATLQTWYNSASGLYDTAGWWNSANAITVLVDYARVSKSGQYDTVFSNTFHAAQKTSAGFLNNFYDDEGWWALAWIDAYDLTGNKQYLAMAESIFADMSRGWDGTCGGGIWWSKDRGYKNAIANELFLSVAAHLANRDNVNSAQFLGWANKEWTWFAQSGMINGTGLINDGLGTSSGHTVAGSCANNGQATWSYNQGVVLGGLTELAKLNSDAFIPRAAQKIAIAAITHLVDNQGMLHDPCEPKCGADGVQFKGIFVRNLLALNAAAPQTSYKTFITTNANAIWQQSQGPGYKFGQVWSGPFDVGNAASQSSALDAIVGAAVLENGK; via the coding sequence ATGAAATTGAAGGCCAGGCAGGTTGCGTTTGCGCTGGGCGCGTCATGGTTATTCACGGGATGCGGCGGGTCTGCCGCCACCAGCCCGACCTCGGGTCCGGCACCCGCCCCGACTACGCAGCTTTCCCGTGCTGCCGCGGGCATTGCCACCCTGCAGACCTGGTACAACTCAGCCAGCGGCCTGTATGACACGGCCGGATGGTGGAACTCGGCGAATGCGATCACGGTGCTGGTCGATTATGCACGGGTCAGCAAATCGGGCCAATACGATACCGTCTTTTCCAATACCTTCCACGCAGCGCAAAAGACCAGTGCCGGGTTCCTGAACAACTTCTACGACGACGAGGGGTGGTGGGCGCTGGCGTGGATCGATGCATACGACCTCACCGGCAACAAGCAGTATCTGGCCATGGCTGAATCCATTTTTGCCGATATGAGCAGAGGCTGGGACGGCACCTGCGGCGGGGGAATCTGGTGGAGCAAGGATCGCGGCTACAAAAACGCGATCGCCAACGAACTGTTTCTTTCCGTGGCCGCGCACCTGGCCAATCGCGATAACGTCAACTCGGCGCAGTTCTTGGGTTGGGCGAACAAGGAGTGGACCTGGTTCGCGCAGTCAGGAATGATCAACGGCACGGGCCTCATAAACGATGGCCTTGGCACCAGTTCGGGTCACACTGTCGCTGGATCGTGCGCCAACAATGGTCAGGCCACCTGGAGCTACAACCAGGGAGTCGTGCTGGGCGGTCTGACGGAACTGGCAAAGCTGAACAGCGATGCTTTCATTCCGCGGGCCGCTCAGAAGATTGCCATCGCTGCAATCACCCACCTGGTCGATAACCAGGGCATGCTTCACGATCCCTGCGAACCTAAATGCGGGGCCGACGGCGTGCAGTTTAAAGGGATTTTTGTACGGAACCTTCTGGCGCTGAACGCAGCGGCCCCTCAAACGAGCTACAAGACATTCATCACGACGAATGCCAATGCTATCTGGCAGCAGTCGCAAGGGCCGGGCTACAAATTCGGCCAGGTGTGGTCCGGGCCCTTCGACGTGGGCAACGCAGCCAGCCAGAGCTCCGCGCTCGACGCGATTGTAGGTGCGGCCGTACTGGAGAATGGCAAGTAG
- a CDS encoding sugar porter family MFS transporter: protein MKGNLTASALGGSLAGLMFGYDIGAMSSAAPGVRLQFELSAAAFGFAVSAGLIGTIAGSIAAGFLADAIERRTTLLVSVLSYSAGILGAAFSNEPLAFGTCRILCGFAVGILSVAAPMYLAEVAPPTLRGRIVGAFQFSLSIGVVLAFVAGYLLSNQVQATSAWRYVLGTGALTAVPCAALLLWSSPSPRWLAMKGRGAEAMLALRKLGSADPEVECAELQRSMAQFAAGSPTLFARQYVRPILLAISIAVFNQLTGTNALLYYILDVFTDLGSGQLNGRKDAIVISTLCLIVTMFAVSIIDKVGRKPLLIAGTVAMGICLMLLPLVRVMNWPASLVVVILAAYNASFGFSQGVIVWVYLSEIFPLPVRARGQSLGSTVHWVCNAAIVGAFPSVIALLHERVFVVLAILMVVQFFVIILFYPETKRGRLETLASNIVA from the coding sequence ATGAAAGGGAATCTCACAGCGTCGGCGTTGGGCGGCTCTCTCGCGGGGCTGATGTTCGGATACGACATCGGGGCCATGTCGAGTGCGGCACCGGGGGTGCGCCTGCAGTTCGAGCTATCAGCGGCGGCGTTCGGCTTTGCCGTCTCTGCCGGCCTGATTGGCACCATAGCCGGCTCGATTGCGGCCGGCTTTCTGGCGGACGCTATCGAACGCCGCACCACGCTGTTGGTCTCCGTTCTCAGCTATTCGGCAGGGATTCTAGGAGCCGCCTTCTCCAACGAGCCGCTGGCGTTCGGCACCTGCAGGATCCTCTGCGGTTTTGCCGTCGGGATTCTCTCAGTGGCCGCTCCCATGTACCTGGCAGAGGTGGCCCCCCCGACCCTGCGCGGCCGCATCGTGGGGGCTTTCCAGTTCAGTCTCAGCATTGGAGTGGTGCTGGCCTTTGTGGCAGGCTACCTGCTCTCAAATCAAGTCCAAGCGACCTCCGCGTGGCGCTATGTGCTGGGCACCGGTGCGCTGACGGCGGTGCCCTGCGCGGCACTCCTTCTTTGGTCATCGCCCAGCCCTCGCTGGCTGGCGATGAAAGGGCGCGGCGCCGAAGCTATGTTGGCATTGCGAAAGCTGGGTTCTGCGGATCCCGAAGTTGAGTGCGCGGAACTACAACGCTCCATGGCACAGTTCGCAGCCGGCAGCCCGACTCTGTTTGCGCGCCAGTATGTGCGCCCAATCCTGCTGGCCATCAGCATCGCTGTATTCAACCAGCTGACCGGAACGAATGCGCTTCTTTATTACATTCTCGACGTCTTTACAGATCTCGGATCGGGCCAGTTGAACGGCCGTAAGGACGCCATTGTCATCTCTACTCTGTGCCTGATCGTGACCATGTTCGCCGTCAGCATTATCGACAAAGTAGGGCGCAAGCCCCTTCTGATCGCCGGCACCGTCGCTATGGGAATCTGCCTGATGCTGTTGCCCCTGGTGCGCGTGATGAACTGGCCGGCCTCACTGGTGGTTGTGATTTTGGCTGCGTATAACGCTTCCTTCGGGTTCTCGCAGGGCGTCATCGTGTGGGTATACCTGAGCGAAATCTTTCCCCTGCCAGTCCGCGCGCGCGGACAAAGCTTGGGTAGTACTGTGCACTGGGTCTGCAACGCAGCGATCGTGGGCGCCTTCCCGTCGGTCATTGCGCTGCTGCACGAACGAGTTTTTGTCGTACTGGCCATCCTGATGGTCGTGCAGTTTTTCGTCATCATTCTCTTCTATCCAGAAACCAAGCGCGGGCGCTTGGAGACCCTGGCATCGAATATTGTTGCCTGA
- a CDS encoding LacI family DNA-binding transcriptional regulator, whose amino-acid sequence MLEKNGSVTLLDVARAAGVSIKTASRALNNAPELRKATGDHVREVMQQLGYQPNELARGLKSRRSATIAMIAPNLADPFTAAAVQAVQDVAREHRYVVILASSGGDAALELSEVEIMARRQIDGLILIAATSGKNTLKGMLAKDVPVVVFDEPVRGEEVDTITVTNRKGARQATEHLLGHGHRRILAVGARPYLYTCSERVAGYRAAMRSAGAEPVELLVKHENELTSEALAPYLSGPCKVEAIIGLNWVCTMGVLRGLNTFKKRLGEEFAFISFDDFELAEMIPPGLTVVRQPTRELGRQAASLLFERIAEKSHGEARKVVLSTEFVIRGSCGCTPT is encoded by the coding sequence ATGTTGGAAAAGAACGGTTCTGTAACTTTGCTGGACGTAGCACGCGCCGCCGGTGTTTCTATCAAGACGGCTTCACGTGCCTTAAACAACGCTCCGGAACTGCGCAAGGCCACTGGGGATCATGTACGCGAAGTCATGCAGCAATTGGGCTATCAACCCAATGAACTGGCTCGCGGCCTGAAGTCGCGGCGTTCGGCAACCATTGCGATGATTGCTCCAAATCTCGCGGATCCGTTCACCGCGGCCGCGGTGCAGGCCGTGCAGGATGTTGCCCGCGAGCATCGGTATGTGGTGATCCTGGCCAGCTCAGGAGGAGACGCGGCTCTGGAGCTGTCGGAAGTCGAAATCATGGCGCGGCGGCAGATTGATGGGCTCATCCTCATTGCAGCCACCAGTGGTAAAAACACGTTGAAAGGAATGCTGGCGAAGGACGTTCCGGTCGTCGTATTTGACGAGCCGGTCCGGGGCGAGGAAGTTGACACCATTACCGTGACTAATCGCAAAGGCGCCCGTCAAGCCACGGAGCACCTCTTGGGGCATGGTCATCGGCGGATTCTTGCCGTCGGCGCCAGACCATATCTTTACACGTGCAGCGAGCGCGTAGCGGGCTATCGAGCGGCCATGCGCTCGGCAGGTGCCGAGCCGGTTGAGCTGCTGGTGAAACACGAGAACGAACTGACTTCGGAAGCCCTGGCACCATACCTTTCCGGTCCCTGCAAAGTGGAGGCCATCATCGGGCTGAACTGGGTGTGCACCATGGGCGTGCTGCGTGGGTTGAACACATTCAAAAAACGTCTCGGCGAGGAGTTTGCGTTCATCTCATTTGACGACTTCGAACTGGCGGAGATGATCCCGCCGGGTTTGACGGTGGTGCGCCAGCCCACCAGAGAGTTGGGAAGGCAGGCGGCAAGCCTGTTATTTGAGCGTATCGCCGAAAAATCGCACGGAGAGGCGCGCAAGGTCGTGCTCTCCACAGAGTTCGTGATCCGCGGCTCCTGTGGTTGCACCCCCACTTGA
- a CDS encoding helix-turn-helix domain-containing protein, whose product MQGQSLSAPTDYRIVPPDLLVFTTVNSKEEQHLKPESSNVFEALITSKEASLLLGIHWKTLERMARAQRVPAAKIGKSWIFRKSTLTQWLDEMLASNVAERNKRRL is encoded by the coding sequence GTGCAGGGCCAATCGCTCTCGGCTCCGACGGATTATCGCATCGTCCCCCCAGATTTACTTGTCTTTACAACAGTTAACTCCAAAGAGGAGCAGCATTTGAAACCTGAATCATCGAACGTTTTCGAAGCCCTAATCACATCTAAAGAAGCATCCCTGCTCCTTGGCATTCACTGGAAGACTCTGGAACGGATGGCGCGTGCCCAGCGGGTCCCTGCGGCCAAAATCGGGAAATCCTGGATATTCAGAAAATCAACATTGACCCAATGGCTGGATGAGATGTTGGCGTCCAATGTGGCGGAACGGAACAAGCGGCGGCTTTAA
- a CDS encoding tetratricopeptide repeat protein, with protein sequence MRIAVSSGLAGAVLAYAVGFLHAQATASSAIERARQLIGARDVDRASVVLKDALEKDPGSPDLLLELGGVQHAQGLHEDAMTSFEAVLAARPNEVRAREGEVDAAEAAALADRKAGANGSALLVLMRARKVVPDSPRLLFDFGMQAESMRIFDDADMALQQAHKLAPQEAKILYALARVELDEQKMPEAEEHLRTYLKEKPDDATAHYGMGHLLHMLARDDDAKAELEKSIALSPRQTASYYEMGEIALELNQNDEAKAQYARVLAAAPSHAGALTGMGIVAFRAKDYPESEKYLKQAMEYAPEYSTAHHYYALVLGRTGRPEEAKREADLAEQLNKKEVQDRRGNVMKVLQ encoded by the coding sequence ATGAGGATTGCAGTCTCAAGCGGCTTAGCGGGTGCGGTGCTGGCATATGCGGTTGGATTTCTGCATGCGCAGGCGACCGCTTCCTCCGCGATAGAACGGGCGAGGCAGTTGATTGGAGCGCGCGACGTCGACCGGGCCAGCGTGGTGCTCAAGGATGCGTTGGAGAAGGATCCAGGCAGCCCGGATCTCCTTCTGGAACTGGGCGGCGTGCAACATGCGCAAGGGCTGCATGAAGACGCCATGACATCATTCGAGGCGGTTCTTGCGGCCAGGCCCAACGAAGTTCGCGCGCGCGAGGGTGAGGTGGATGCCGCCGAAGCGGCGGCACTGGCCGATCGCAAAGCGGGGGCCAACGGCAGCGCCCTGCTGGTGTTGATGCGGGCGCGCAAAGTAGTTCCGGATTCGCCACGCCTGCTCTTCGATTTCGGTATGCAGGCGGAGAGCATGCGCATTTTCGATGATGCAGATATGGCGCTGCAGCAGGCGCACAAGCTGGCACCGCAAGAAGCGAAGATCTTGTATGCCCTGGCACGTGTGGAGCTCGATGAGCAGAAGATGCCTGAAGCGGAGGAGCATCTGCGCACATACTTGAAAGAGAAGCCTGACGACGCGACGGCGCATTACGGGATGGGACACCTTTTGCACATGCTGGCCCGAGATGATGACGCAAAGGCGGAGTTGGAGAAGTCGATCGCGCTGTCGCCGCGGCAAACCGCCTCGTATTACGAAATGGGAGAGATTGCACTCGAACTGAACCAGAATGATGAAGCGAAGGCCCAGTATGCGCGTGTACTTGCAGCCGCTCCTAGCCACGCCGGCGCGCTGACAGGAATGGGCATTGTGGCGTTCAGGGCAAAGGACTATCCCGAGTCGGAGAAGTATCTGAAGCAGGCAATGGAATATGCGCCGGAGTACTCCACTGCGCATCACTACTATGCCCTCGTGTTGGGTCGAACTGGGAGACCGGAGGAAGCGAAGCGTGAGGCGGATCTGGCAGAACAGTTGAACAAAAAAGAAGTACAAGACCGGCGTGGAAACGTGATGAAGGTACTGCAATAA
- a CDS encoding sugar ABC transporter substrate-binding protein, with amino-acid sequence MSGRGRWAAITAAVILMCAAGCRHEQPATIMVITPTGGLEYWEKFDHAVRTNAAAAGIHIELAAPQSVTDYTEQAQMVENAVAQHVQGIIVSPAHQLVLTSVLQKAVRAHIPVVIVGTPIALSDKDFAAFIGWDEAEAGRLAARRFVALLGGRGEVGVVGVSPTVEGSSLIEKAFADEIARAPRVKLVGVKYGLSDWARGNQAVLDLLSEHPDIKGIFTTDEFSTHAAAYAFEQREKKRPLLIGVSDELNEIAGVRSGRTDALVLSDPHELGTRAIQAMKVALAGGDARSFSTQLPVTIVDAQTIDQSPMVAAVLKNSD; translated from the coding sequence ATGTCAGGCAGAGGCAGATGGGCAGCAATCACGGCGGCAGTGATCCTGATGTGCGCAGCGGGGTGCCGGCACGAGCAGCCGGCGACCATCATGGTCATCACGCCGACGGGCGGGTTGGAGTATTGGGAGAAGTTCGATCACGCGGTGCGTACCAACGCCGCGGCAGCCGGGATTCACATCGAGCTGGCAGCACCGCAATCGGTGACCGACTACACCGAGCAGGCGCAAATGGTGGAGAACGCGGTCGCGCAGCACGTGCAGGGGATCATCGTGTCCCCCGCGCACCAGCTTGTCCTTACGTCGGTGCTGCAGAAAGCCGTGCGTGCGCACATTCCGGTGGTAATCGTAGGCACGCCAATTGCGTTGTCCGACAAGGACTTTGCGGCGTTTATCGGCTGGGATGAGGCGGAGGCCGGTCGTCTGGCTGCGCGGCGTTTTGTGGCCTTACTGGGTGGGCGCGGCGAGGTAGGCGTAGTGGGTGTGAGTCCCACGGTGGAAGGTAGTTCGCTCATTGAGAAGGCATTTGCCGACGAGATTGCGCGCGCCCCCCGGGTAAAGCTCGTGGGTGTCAAGTATGGGCTGAGCGACTGGGCGCGAGGAAATCAGGCCGTGCTGGATCTCCTGTCGGAGCATCCGGATATCAAGGGCATCTTTACCACCGACGAGTTTTCTACCCACGCCGCGGCGTACGCATTCGAGCAGCGAGAGAAGAAGCGGCCCCTGCTGATTGGCGTATCGGATGAGTTGAATGAGATTGCGGGCGTGCGTTCGGGGAGGACGGATGCGCTGGTACTAAGCGATCCCCACGAACTTGGCACGAGGGCTATACAGGCGATGAAGGTTGCGCTGGCCGGTGGTGATGCCAGGTCGTTTTCCACCCAGTTGCCGGTGACCATCGTAGACGCGCAAACGATTGACCAAAGCCCGATGGTGGCGGCAGTTTTGAAGAACAGCGATTAG
- a CDS encoding DUF1080 domain-containing protein, which yields MPKPAVILRSIAFILLLAVALCAGLWAGYRSTRGKSAGSRYQTMHGWQTISGRWNERDTVFSNSNYGRGDMLIAQHSQGANYSVSADIRFDLLFPETHYGDAGLVIRTTDPEQGVDSYQGYYAGIRPDQQTVILGRASYDWHELASKRLATPVSVGSWYRVTLSAQACNLVVTVTPESGTGATRLEHEDPQCLPQGVAGLRSFYAQASWRNVRITPE from the coding sequence ATGCCCAAACCAGCAGTCATCCTGCGCTCAATCGCTTTCATCCTTTTGCTCGCGGTCGCTCTTTGCGCGGGTCTGTGGGCTGGCTATCGCTCAACCCGAGGAAAGTCCGCAGGCTCTCGCTACCAGACAATGCATGGATGGCAGACGATCAGCGGTCGTTGGAATGAACGCGATACGGTCTTCTCCAACTCCAACTACGGCCGCGGTGACATGCTGATCGCCCAGCACTCGCAGGGCGCCAACTACTCAGTTTCCGCTGACATCCGCTTCGACCTGCTTTTCCCGGAGACGCACTACGGAGACGCCGGCCTGGTCATACGCACTACCGATCCCGAGCAGGGCGTCGACTCTTACCAGGGCTACTACGCAGGCATTCGCCCCGACCAGCAGACCGTGATCCTTGGTCGCGCTTCTTACGACTGGCACGAACTCGCTTCTAAGCGCCTCGCTACGCCCGTGAGTGTGGGAAGCTGGTATCGCGTGACGCTTTCGGCTCAGGCATGCAATTTGGTCGTAACTGTTACACCTGAAAGCGGCACCGGAGCCACACGATTAGAGCACGAAGATCCGCAATGCCTGCCCCAGGGAGTTGCCGGTCTGCGCTCCTTCTATGCCCAGGCCTCATGGAGGAACGTCCGCATCACTCCTGAGTAA
- a CDS encoding sensor histidine kinase → MRGIVTSNRHRIVIEDRTGAVEVKLLRSEEISLGDEVEVSGQLKLAPAPQVEGTELRRLWGGSMPLPLSITPDQAADGENEFFLVQTVAKLSDFAPAGLTGVRLNLRGGHQNFSAILASDVPDEELSTRSMQAGATLRLTGILIVNHGLDARSGDAFSLELRTPEDIELVEPPSWWTGAHVALLAAAGIILILIAIGSWNHVRHSRYRAVAEERASIARDLHDTLAQGYAGITLQLEAAQQTIARDPQRAGSLLNEALQLVRHSRHESHLSIDILRSLSRNSRLDHLVSRCVQQMRMGSPARIDQAISGEPVALSYTMVNNLFRIVQEALANAVHHAGAMAIVVRVEYRRHDVLIEVEDNGNGFDPNEVPGPEDGHFGLVGMRERCAAINAKLELHSAPGGTVVRVRAAI, encoded by the coding sequence ATGCGCGGGATCGTTACGTCGAACCGTCATCGGATTGTGATCGAGGACCGAACCGGCGCGGTCGAGGTGAAGCTATTGAGGTCGGAGGAGATCTCGCTCGGTGATGAAGTAGAGGTGTCCGGGCAGTTGAAACTTGCTCCCGCTCCGCAGGTGGAAGGTACGGAGCTGCGGCGGCTCTGGGGAGGTTCGATGCCGTTGCCCCTCTCCATTACTCCGGACCAGGCCGCCGATGGTGAGAATGAATTCTTTCTGGTTCAAACGGTGGCGAAGCTTTCCGATTTTGCCCCGGCGGGATTGACGGGTGTCCGGCTGAATCTCCGCGGCGGCCACCAGAACTTCTCCGCGATTCTTGCCAGCGATGTGCCCGATGAGGAGCTGTCGACCAGGTCTATGCAGGCGGGTGCGACGTTGCGGCTCACTGGCATCCTGATTGTGAATCACGGGCTTGATGCGCGCAGTGGCGATGCATTCTCACTGGAGTTGCGCACGCCCGAAGACATTGAGCTGGTGGAGCCGCCGTCGTGGTGGACGGGAGCGCATGTGGCGCTGCTGGCGGCGGCCGGCATCATCCTCATTCTGATTGCGATCGGTTCCTGGAACCACGTTCGGCATTCCCGGTATCGCGCGGTTGCAGAGGAGCGGGCGAGTATCGCGCGCGACCTGCACGACACTCTCGCCCAGGGGTACGCCGGCATCACGTTGCAGCTGGAGGCGGCGCAGCAGACAATCGCTCGCGATCCGCAACGGGCCGGCTCGCTGTTGAACGAGGCGCTTCAACTGGTGAGGCACAGCCGGCACGAGTCGCATTTGTCCATCGACATTCTGCGTTCGCTTTCACGCAACAGCCGGCTCGATCACCTGGTCTCCCGTTGCGTGCAGCAGATGCGGATGGGGAGTCCAGCTCGGATCGATCAGGCGATTTCGGGCGAGCCGGTGGCGCTCTCGTATACGATGGTGAACAACCTGTTTCGCATCGTTCAGGAAGCACTCGCCAATGCAGTTCACCACGCGGGAGCCATGGCAATCGTGGTGAGGGTTGAATATCGAAGGCATGACGTGTTGATCGAGGTAGAAGACAACGGAAACGGATTCGACCCAAATGAGGTTCCGGGACCGGAAGACGGACACTTTGGCCTTGTGGGAATGCGGGAGCGCTGCGCAGCTATCAACGCGAAGCTGGAGTTGCACTCCGCGCCGGGAGGCACTGTGGTGCGAGTGAGGGCCGCAATATGA
- a CDS encoding response regulator has translation MTAASRPKSVYPLGAKAVRILVADDHLVYRIGIRNLLGSEPGFDVVGEAADGLQAVELYRKLRPDVLLLDLRMPHKNGVEVVRAIRQEHQTARILVVTSYQTEEEVFQVLQAGAQGYVVKDVGRETLIEAIRAVNAGTRWVPPAIQKQFSDRVLRQELTAREIEVLRLLTRGLTNREIANVYGISANTVKNHLNNLMAKLDVADRTEAVSFCLARGIVKPEEI, from the coding sequence GTGACGGCTGCTAGCAGGCCGAAATCGGTATATCCGCTGGGTGCGAAGGCTGTCCGAATTCTGGTGGCGGACGATCATCTCGTTTATCGCATCGGGATTCGCAACCTGCTCGGATCAGAGCCGGGCTTCGATGTCGTCGGTGAAGCGGCAGACGGTTTGCAGGCCGTTGAGTTGTATCGCAAGCTGCGTCCCGACGTGCTTCTCCTCGACCTGCGTATGCCTCACAAGAATGGGGTAGAGGTGGTTCGCGCAATTCGGCAAGAGCACCAGACGGCGCGCATCCTCGTGGTGACGAGCTATCAGACCGAAGAAGAGGTCTTTCAGGTGTTGCAGGCAGGTGCGCAGGGCTACGTGGTAAAAGACGTCGGGCGCGAGACGCTGATCGAAGCCATTCGAGCGGTGAACGCCGGAACCCGCTGGGTTCCTCCCGCGATCCAGAAGCAGTTCAGTGACCGCGTGCTGCGGCAGGAGCTCACGGCTCGGGAGATCGAAGTGCTGCGACTCTTGACGCGCGGACTGACGAACCGTGAGATCGCGAACGTCTATGGTATTTCGGCTAACACGGTGAAGAACCATCTGAATAACCTGATGGCGAAGCTGGATGTCGCGGATCGCACGGAGGCGGTAAGTTTTTGCCTGGCGCGCGGAATCGTCAAGCCCGAAGAGATATAG